Part of the bacterium genome, GGTAAAAGGATGGGGTAAGTAAGGATAAACCACGAAGAGCACGAAGCACACGAAGAAAAAATTATTTAAAGATTAGGATTAAAAGATTTGTTTTATAATTCTTCGTGTCCTTCGTGTTCTTCGTGGTTTTTAAAAGATGTGGGTAAGGATTAGCAGATTTGGGATTGCCGATGGCGGAAATAGCACCTATTCCCCTAATCCGCATTCCGCATTCCGCATTCGTCTACCCCCAGAGCCGCCCCTAAAAGACCGGCTTCGTCCTGGAGTTTAGTCACTTTTATCTCTACTCCTTTCATGGCCATTGGTAAAGTCATTAAAGGAACCTGCTCTTTGACTATTTCCACTATTCGAGGCGCCGCTTTAATTACCCCTCCTCCCAGGACAACCAATTCCGGGCTAAGGATGGTAATTAAATTAGCTATGCCCAGACTCAGATATTTGCCTGCCCGCTCTATGGCTAAGATGGCCCATTTTTTACCCTCATTCGCGGCTTTCGTAATTTCATGCACGGCGCTTACCTTACGGTGAGTAAAATTTATAATGGATGAACCACCGGCAAAGGCCTCCAGACAGCCAAGTCTACCGCAATTACATTTAGGGCCATTGGGCTTGAGGGTAATATGACCAAGTTCAGCCCCACTATAGGCGGCTCCGTGAATTAGTTGACCATTAAGAATTATCCCACCGCCAATGCCTGTGCCGACAAATATACCCACTAAGTTTTTCTTGCCCTGTCCCGCCCCCAATTTAAACTCAGCCAGGGCAGCGCAATTAACATCATTGTCTATAAAAACAGGTAGAG contains:
- a CDS encoding ROK family protein codes for the protein MKSKKTIGIDIGGTKIYAGLVCEGRIIKSKKEKTPNSRQKVITLLGDLIEQLAEGEGAAGVGIGCAGFIDVEKGEVISSPNLPGWENVPLKRIIEERTSLPVFIDNDVNCAALAEFKLGAGQGKKNLVGIFVGTGIGGGIILNGQLIHGAAYSGAELGHITLKPNGPKCNCGRLGCLEAFAGGSSIINFTHRKVSAVHEITKAANEGKKWAILAIERAGKYLSLGIANLITILSPELVVLGGGVIKAAPRIVEIVKEQVPLMTLPMAMKGVEIKVTKLQDEAGLLGAALGVDECGMRNAD